The Coccidioides posadasii str. Silveira chromosome 3, complete sequence genome contains a region encoding:
- a CDS encoding uncharacterized protein (BUSCO:468195at4751~EggNog:ENOG410PNVJ~COG:U~TransMembrane:1 (i12-32o)~BUSCO:13832at33183): MHSALNRAQGVFGFFTTVALVLGILTSLSVVLHPANPVTSIKLSNIKVVKGRPHYYSVKREEYAQIRFDLDADLSSLFNWNTKQLFVYVLASYPSTISSASERSKNITTTTESIIWDTIIPAPVSPYSFSSLKSRFFPNLSTNGSKRRRVSNANSSNTKRKEDKIPGKIKLRNQRPKYQITDISGVIGERKNATLVVGWNVQPWIGALQWSAATNIEVNLAGIFGQIFIPRPRAGRSKPFDFPELMGKATTST, encoded by the exons ATGCATTCAGCGCTCAATCGTGCTCAGGGTGTGTTTGGCTTTTTCACCACAGTTGCACTAGTGTTGGGGATATTAACGTCGCTGTCTGTGGTGTTGCACCCCGCTAACCCGGTGACGAGCATCAAATTGTCGAACATAAAAGT TGTCAAGGGCCGCCCGCACTATTACTCCGTCAAGCGAGAGGAATATGCTCAGATCAGATTCGATTTAGACGCCG ATCTCTCCTCCCTCTTCAACTGGAACACAAAACAACTATTCGTCTATGTCCTTGCCTCCTACCCATCCACGATATCATCCGCCTCCGAGCGCTCCAAGAACATCACTACCACTACCGAATCCATAATCTGGGACACCATAATACCCGCACCCGTATCCCCATACTCTTTCTCCTCCCTGAAGTCTCGTTTCTTTCCCAATCTCTCCACCAACGGCTCCAAAAGGCGCCGCGTCTCCAATGCCAATAGCAGCAACAccaagagaaaagaagataagatTCCCGGCAAAATTAAGCTTCGTAACCAGAGGCCAAAGTACCAGATTACCGATATCTCGGGCGTTATTGGGGAACGGAAGAATGCCACCCTAGTAGTAGGATGGAATGTTCAGCCATGGATCGGAGCGTTGCAATGGAGCGCGGCAACGAATATTGAAGTTAACCTCGCTGGAATTTTTGGGCAAATTTTCATCCCGCGCCCGCGAGCAGGCAGAAGCAAACCATTTGACTTCCCAGAGTTAATGGGAAAGGCGACGACGTCTACATAG
- a CDS encoding uncharacterized protein (EggNog:ENOG410PRB2~COG:S~TransMembrane:2 (i7-26o32-53i)), whose translation MSETCAAVILIVVTLFLPPLGVFFISGCSADFLINILLTLLGYFPGHIHAFYCEYVYYDRRARGHEGRSVTRPAPGIFSRRIQNGGVVTREYIYPPPPTAPAMGSYPNTPMQNKVRQNANASTERG comes from the exons GACCTTGTTCT TACCGCCTCTCGGAGTGTTTTTTATCAGCGGCTGCTCAGCAGACTTTTTGATCAATATTCTTCTGACATTGCTCGG CTACTTCCCGGGGCATATACACGCCTTTTACTGTGAATACGTCTACTACGATCGGCGCGCAAGAGGCCACGAAGGTCGTTCTGTTACCAGGCCAGCTCCAGGGATATTCTCAAGACGAATCCAGAACGGAGGCGTCGTTACGAGGGAATACATATATCCTCCCCCTCCAACTGCTCCGGCTATGGGGAGTTACCCTAATACGCCAATGCAGAATAAAGTTCGGCAGAACGCAAATGCGTCGACAGAGAGAGGTTAG